AGAGGGCGCCCAGCGCCAGCGCCTCGACGTTTTCGCGAAACTCCTCGCAGGTCATAGGACGCCTGTGCTCTCTGTCTCCACTCCAAGTGCAAAGCGCAGCTTGCGCATGCCCAGCCGCACGCGCGTCTTGATCGTGCCCAGCGGCGTGCGCAACTGCTCCGCGATCTCCTGCTGCGTCAGGCCGCCGAAATAGGCCAGCTCGATCGCCTCGCGCTGCTCGACCGGCAGTTGCTGCAACGCCGCGCGGATTTCGCTCCGCTCCGACGAGAGCACGGCCAGCCGCGCCGGGTCGGCCGCGTTCTCGTCCACCGGGTCGTCGGCGCCCTCGGCGGGCGGCGACTCGTGCAGCCGCCGCCGCCCGCGCGAGCGGACTTCATCGACGGCGCGGTTGCGGGCCACGCTCAGCAGCCAGGACATGAACCGCCCTCGATCCGCGTCAAAGCTGGCGGGGAAGCGCCAGAAGCGCAGGAAGACGTCCTGCACCACATCCTGCGCCGCCGCCGGATCGGCCAGCACGCGCATCGCCACACCGTAGACGAGGTCGGCGTAGCGATCGTAGACGATGCGGAAGGCGATCTCGTTGCGCGCAGCAATGAGCGCGGCCAACTCCTCGTCCGTCCGCTCAAGGTCAGACACACCTGCACCCGTTCTCTCGACGCTGACCGACCCACGGCCAGGGCAGAGCAGAACGCGGCGTCCTGTCGGTAATACGCTGCAAAACGCCGCACGGATTGGCCGCGCCTGCCGGGCGCGCGACGCGACCGCCTCATTGTAGCAGCGTAGCAACGTAGCAGCCGCGCCACTCCCGGTTTCACAGTCTTTTAGCACCGCATTAACCGCCGGAGCCTAGGAGCGTGGCAGCGGCCGGCGTAGCGTGAAATGCAGAGAACCGCGCAGTCCGAAGGAGAGCATCTGTCGTGAATCATGCACGCTTCGCCGCGCTGGCACTGGCCGGCGTGGCCCTCGCGGCGTCGGTGGCCTGCACCGGCAAAGCCAAACCGGCCGCGACCAACAACGCCAACACCGCCGCCCCGGCGGCCGCGGCCAGCCCGGCCGCAAGCAGCGTCCGCGGCGCCGCGAGCACTGTCGCCGCCGGCTCATCCAGCAGTGCAGCGGCCGCTGCGACAGCCGCGCCGTCCTCGAGCGGCGCCGCGTCCGCCGCCAGCCCAACCCTGACCACGGCAACCAGTCCGGTGGTGAGCAGCGGCTCGACCACCGACGTGGTGAACGCGCTGCGCCCCAGCGTCGTGCGTATCCGCACCGAAGCCTCGCAGATCGGGCCGTTCGGCTCGATCGGCAACGCCTCGGGCACGGGCACCGGCATGATCCTCGACACCGACGGCCACGTGCTCACCAATAACCACGTCGTTACCCTGGGCAGCAACACGCCCGCGAACAAGATCATGGTGGATCTGGCCGACGGCGAATCGGTGCCGGCCACGATCGTGGGCCGCGAGCCGTCGGCCGACCTCGCGGTGCTCAAGATCAGCGCCAAGAGCCTGACGCCGGTGAAGTTCGCCGATCCGAAGTCGCTGCAGGTCGGGCAGGACGTGATCGCAATCGGCTACGCGCTCGACCTCGGCTCGACGCCGTCGGTGACCAAGGGCGTAATCAGCGCCCTCAACCGCCAGATCGATGAGACGCTGCAGGGCGGCAACGGCAGCCCCTTCGGCGGTGGCACGCCCAACATCGTCGGCGGCGCGATCCAGACCGACGCGGCGATCAACCCCGGCAACAGCGGGGGCCCGCTCGTTAACATGCAGGGCGAAGTCGTCGGCGTGAACACGGCGGGCATCTTCCGCAGCGACAACGGCGAGCCCGTCTCCGGCATCAACTTCGCCGTCTCGGTCGACACGGTGCTGCCGGTGACGAAGGCGCTGATCAGCGGCGGCAAGGTCGACCGCGGCTTCCTGGGTGTGAACCTGGTGCCGATCACGCCCAACGAGGCGCAGGCGAACAACCTCGCGGTGAACGACGGCGCCGGCGTGGCCAGCGTGGTGAGCGGCTCGCCCGCCGACCAGGCCGGGCTCAAGGCGGGGGACGTGATCGTGAAGCTGGGCAGCCGCGACATCCGCAGCGTTGGCGACATCCAGCAAGCGCTGATCGAGAACGGCCCCGGCAAGAAGGTCACGGTCGAGTTCTACCGCGGCAAGGACAAGCAGAGCGTGGACGTGACGCTGGGCTCGCGCCCCACGACCAGCCAGGGCGGCTAGCGACCAGCGCGGCACGCGGCAGCGGCCCCACCCTCCGCGATACCTGTGGAGGAAGGGGCCGCTGCCGCGCGCCGTGTCGCCTACCCCTCCCGCGCCGGACTGCTCGGACCTTCCCTTTCCACAGGGGAGGGCGGCCCGAGAGCTTTCGACAGCCCTCGAATGGCCCATTCATGTCGGGCCAGAGCGCAGCGCAACGGTTGCAGATGGGCGCACTGCGCCCAGGTCAAACGGAGACTTCGCACGCAGCCGCGGCGTTCTGCAGATTGCCGCTCCGCGGCGATGTTGAATCAAGGCGGGGGAGGCCCGGCCGCGCGTGCGCGTCTGCTACGCTGCCAGCGATGGGCCTGCGCCGCTCCCTTGCCGCCGCTTCGCCGATCTTCGGCAGCTCCGCGCCGCTCTGGACGGCGGCGTTGCCCGCCGTCGCCTTCGTGGCGGCCACGCTGCAACTCGCGCTTTCCGCCGTCGATCCGGACTACTGGTGGCACCTGACCACCGGCCGCTGGATCCTGGACCACAGCCGCATTCCCACCACCGACCCGTTCTCCTTCACGCACGCCGGCCAGAACTGGTACGCCCACGAGTGGCTCTCGGAGCTGGCGCTGGCGCTGGCGGACAAGATCGCCGGCTACAGCGGCGGCATCCTGCTCACGGCGGTGATCGTGGCGGCGGGCGCCTGGCTGCTGGGCCGCGCCGCGCGTTACTACGGCGCCACGTCGCTTGAGGCGTTTCTGCTGGTCTGCGGCGGCAGCTTCTTCATCCTGCCCAACATCGCCGTGCGGCCGCAGGTCTTCGGCTGGGCGCTGTTCGCGCTGGTGCTGCACGAGCTGGCGGCGCACGACAGCGGCGTCCGGCCCCGCCTCTGGCAGCTCGCGCCGATCTTCCTGCTCTGGATTAATGTGCATCTTTCGGCGCTGATGGGCGGCGGCGCCGTGGCGCTCTACGTGCTGCACCGTGCCCTGCGCTGGTGGTTCAGCCGCGGCTCCGAGCGCGGCTGCGAGTGGCGGCGCCTGCGCCACGCCTTCCTCGCCGCCGCGCTCGCGGCGCTTGCGCTCTGCCTCAATCCGCGCGGGCCGGCGCTGATCTGGTTCTCCCGCACCTATCTCAACCCCCATGCCGTGCGCCTGCGCTACATTGGCGAGTGGCAGCGGCCCAGCTTCTCCGGCGATGACCGCTGGCTGTTCG
This portion of the Dehalococcoidia bacterium genome encodes:
- a CDS encoding trypsin-like peptidase domain-containing protein, whose translation is MNHARFAALALAGVALAASVACTGKAKPAATNNANTAAPAAAASPAASSVRGAASTVAAGSSSSAAAAATAAPSSSGAASAASPTLTTATSPVVSSGSTTDVVNALRPSVVRIRTEASQIGPFGSIGNASGTGTGMILDTDGHVLTNNHVVTLGSNTPANKIMVDLADGESVPATIVGREPSADLAVLKISAKSLTPVKFADPKSLQVGQDVIAIGYALDLGSTPSVTKGVISALNRQIDETLQGGNGSPFGGGTPNIVGGAIQTDAAINPGNSGGPLVNMQGEVVGVNTAGIFRSDNGEPVSGINFAVSVDTVLPVTKALISGGKVDRGFLGVNLVPITPNEAQANNLAVNDGAGVASVVSGSPADQAGLKAGDVIVKLGSRDIRSVGDIQQALIENGPGKKVTVEFYRGKDKQSVDVTLGSRPTTSQGG
- a CDS encoding sigma-70 family RNA polymerase sigma factor, with amino-acid sequence MSDLERTDEELAALIAARNEIAFRIVYDRYADLVYGVAMRVLADPAAAQDVVQDVFLRFWRFPASFDADRGRFMSWLLSVARNRAVDEVRSRGRRRLHESPPAEGADDPVDENAADPARLAVLSSERSEIRAALQQLPVEQREAIELAYFGGLTQQEIAEQLRTPLGTIKTRVRLGMRKLRFALGVETESTGVL